The Anaerobranca gottschalkii DSM 13577 genome has a segment encoding these proteins:
- a CDS encoding methyl-accepting chemotaxis protein — MNSIKTKIIASSTILLILSFIILGYFTIKSSQNALVEEVEKSLVALVDEAAKLVESRIETSQQILLTIAEIEEVKTMDWDTQLPVLQHYVEVTEFLTLVIVHPDGTAYYSDGAVANLGHRDYVQRAFRGETSVSDVLLDTVTGEPVIAFAAPIKRDGEVVGALVARGDGLTLRNITQDITYGQTGYAYVVNDVGTVVAHNDINRVLNQWNPIEDAKNNKELQSVAGIVQRIINEKSGIGYYNFNGRYIYNAFTPVKGTNWFISVAVDRNEALAAVPTLQMTIIITGLVILVFGIAVNYFLGNTLAKPIISAVEYAKVLANLDLTNEVPEKYLKQKDEIGMLANAIQTMQKVFKETIGNIKEKSNEVTANSESLAAVSEEMTSSSQELASTMQQVAEGATNQAQDLEDIVKSLGELTDNIEQVYGELDKVKRETENTSDKANVGKREMDVLIKSIEDIKNAFELVVAKVERLTNSVKEITGITELISNISEQTNLLALNAAIEAARAGEHGRGFAVVSEEVRKLAEESKQSTEKIVTLVNSITKDTDEVITTSKEVEKSVKEQASSVENTVKAFGDILESVENIAPLMENTYRAMEEILKSKDVVMEKAEQVSAVTEESSAATEEVAASSEELSASSQEVAATAQNLSQIAADLMEKVNRFKV; from the coding sequence ATGAACAGTATAAAAACTAAAATCATTGCCAGTTCAACAATTCTATTAATTCTATCTTTTATAATTTTAGGGTATTTTACAATAAAATCATCTCAAAATGCTTTAGTAGAGGAAGTGGAAAAGTCTTTAGTTGCCCTAGTAGATGAAGCTGCTAAATTAGTAGAAAGTCGTATAGAAACTTCACAACAGATATTGTTAACTATTGCTGAAATAGAAGAAGTGAAAACAATGGATTGGGATACACAACTTCCAGTACTTCAACATTATGTTGAAGTTACCGAATTTCTTACTTTAGTAATAGTCCATCCCGATGGAACAGCTTATTATTCCGATGGTGCCGTTGCAAATTTAGGTCATCGTGACTATGTACAAAGGGCTTTTAGGGGAGAAACTTCTGTGTCAGATGTTCTTTTAGACACAGTAACTGGAGAACCAGTAATAGCTTTCGCAGCACCGATAAAAAGGGATGGGGAAGTTGTAGGAGCTTTAGTGGCCCGGGGCGATGGACTAACTTTGAGGAATATAACTCAAGATATAACCTATGGTCAAACTGGGTATGCCTATGTAGTTAATGATGTTGGAACAGTAGTGGCCCATAACGATATAAACAGAGTTTTAAACCAATGGAACCCTATAGAAGATGCTAAGAATAATAAAGAACTTCAATCTGTAGCAGGAATAGTACAAAGAATAATTAATGAAAAATCGGGTATTGGCTATTACAATTTTAATGGAAGATATATATACAATGCATTTACACCGGTAAAAGGGACAAACTGGTTTATATCTGTTGCTGTAGACCGGAATGAAGCCTTAGCAGCTGTACCTACATTACAAATGACAATAATTATAACTGGATTAGTGATTTTAGTCTTTGGAATAGCAGTTAACTACTTCCTTGGTAATACTCTAGCTAAACCAATAATCTCAGCAGTTGAATATGCAAAGGTCTTAGCAAATTTAGACTTGACCAATGAGGTTCCGGAAAAGTATTTAAAACAAAAAGATGAAATTGGAATGTTAGCTAATGCAATTCAAACAATGCAGAAGGTATTTAAAGAAACAATAGGGAATATAAAAGAAAAATCCAACGAAGTTACTGCTAACTCTGAATCATTAGCAGCTGTCTCTGAAGAAATGACATCATCTTCCCAAGAATTGGCATCAACGATGCAACAGGTGGCAGAAGGAGCGACAAATCAGGCCCAAGATTTAGAGGATATAGTTAAATCTTTAGGAGAATTAACGGATAATATAGAACAGGTCTATGGAGAGCTGGATAAAGTAAAAAGAGAAACAGAAAATACTTCAGATAAGGCAAATGTAGGTAAAAGGGAAATGGATGTCTTGATAAAATCAATAGAAGATATAAAAAATGCCTTTGAATTAGTTGTGGCTAAAGTAGAGAGGTTGACTAATTCGGTAAAAGAAATAACTGGTATCACAGAGCTTATTTCAAATATATCAGAACAAACGAACCTCTTAGCTCTAAATGCCGCAATAGAGGCAGCCAGGGCAGGAGAGCATGGTAGAGGATTTGCAGTAGTATCTGAAGAAGTTAGAAAGCTGGCTGAAGAATCAAAACAATCGACGGAAAAAATAGTGACTTTGGTAAATTCTATAACAAAGGATACCGATGAAGTGATAACGACTTCTAAAGAAGTAGAAAAATCTGTAAAGGAACAGGCTTCTTCTGTTGAAAATACTGTGAAAGCCTTTGGTGACATTTTAGAATCAGTAGAAAATATTGCTCCCCTAATGGAAAATACATATCGAGCTATGGAGGAAATTTTAAAGTCAAAGGATGTAGTTATGGAAAAAGCGGAGCAGGTAAGTGCAGTAACAGAGGAGAGTTCTGCAGCTACAGAAGAAGTAGCGGCATCCTCAGAAGAATTGTCGGCATCAAGTCAAGAAGTAGCAGCAACTGCCCAGAATTTAAGTCAGATAGCTGCAGATTTAATGGAAAAGGTAAATCGCTTTAAAGTATAA
- a CDS encoding amidase domain-containing protein has protein sequence MKKRIVISIFVLILLITSSTALAYQPYNGAYAAQYALNHYNNPNPNFNEWSADCTNFASQAVWAGGFQMVYPNSPLRIGVMDTSNHWFSRKIREERGVWPLRWTVEGWAESSTWIRVERNRGFYPYWKGILGPNVIETSNWRTLLSHAKPGDIIQLRRSGEQHRSHSIVVTQVTNDNIYIAQRSANRKGDVKDISERYSHFTLFKFNSIPVNFPLE, from the coding sequence ATGAAAAAAAGAATAGTAATAAGTATTTTTGTTTTAATCTTACTTATAACTAGCAGTACAGCACTAGCATATCAACCGTATAATGGAGCCTATGCTGCCCAATATGCCCTTAACCATTATAATAATCCAAATCCTAATTTCAATGAGTGGAGTGCTGATTGTACTAATTTTGCATCTCAGGCTGTATGGGCAGGAGGATTTCAAATGGTTTATCCCAATTCCCCGTTAAGAATTGGGGTTATGGATACCAGTAACCATTGGTTTAGTAGAAAAATAAGGGAAGAAAGGGGAGTTTGGCCATTAAGATGGACGGTTGAGGGTTGGGCAGAAAGTAGTACTTGGATAAGGGTAGAAAGAAATCGAGGATTTTACCCTTACTGGAAAGGGATTTTAGGACCTAATGTAATAGAAACTTCAAATTGGCGAACATTATTATCCCATGCTAAACCTGGAGATATAATTCAATTAAGAAGAAGTGGAGAACAACATAGATCTCATTCAATTGTTGTGACACAAGTAACTAATGATAATATATATATAGCACAAAGATCTGCAAATAGAAAAGGTGATGTAAAAGATATTAGTGAGAGGTATTCGCATTTTACACTATTTAAATTTAATAGTATTCCTGTAAATTTCCCATTAGAATAA
- a CDS encoding ABC transporter ATP-binding protein produces MGEAILETVNLSKSYDNIYKANNNINIKIKIGEIVAIVGPSGSGKTTLLNLISGLEKPSEGDVIYKGKKINKLSDKALSKIRLKEFGFVYQFFNLIPTLTAMDNITLPLILNKVDVDKKFLNTILEILGLTGKEHHLPSQLSGGEQQRVAVARALIHKPQIIFADEPTGNLDSQNSFNVLKLMKDCVKEFNQTLIYVTHNQELAEMAGRKISLLDGIVV; encoded by the coding sequence ATGGGAGAGGCGATATTAGAAACGGTAAACTTATCTAAAAGTTATGACAATATATATAAAGCTAATAATAATATTAACATTAAAATAAAGATAGGGGAAATAGTAGCAATTGTAGGACCTAGTGGTTCGGGGAAAACGACATTATTAAATTTAATTAGTGGTTTAGAAAAACCAAGTGAGGGAGATGTGATATATAAAGGGAAAAAGATAAACAAATTATCTGATAAAGCCCTTTCTAAAATCCGGTTAAAGGAATTTGGTTTTGTTTATCAGTTTTTTAATTTAATTCCAACATTAACAGCAATGGATAATATAACCTTACCACTAATTTTAAACAAAGTTGATGTCGATAAAAAATTTTTAAATACAATCTTGGAGATCTTAGGATTAACAGGGAAAGAACATCACCTGCCAAGTCAACTTTCCGGTGGTGAGCAACAAAGGGTAGCGGTAGCTAGAGCCCTTATACATAAACCCCAAATTATTTTTGCAGATGAGCCGACCGGTAATTTAGACTCTCAAAATAGTTTTAATGTACTAAAGTTAATGAAAGATTGTGTCAAGGAATTTAATCAAACTCTGATTTACGTTACCCATAATCAAGAATTAGCAGAAATGGCAGGAAGGAAAATATCATTATTGGATGGGATAGTAGTATGA